Proteins from a single region of Crassaminicella profunda:
- a CDS encoding sugar kinase, with the protein MAKVVTMGEIMLRLSTPGYERFTQAKSFDVVYGGGEANVAVSLANYGHDAYFVSKLPENPIGQSAVNHLRRFGVNTDYIARGGERVGIYYLETGASMRPSKVVYDRANSAIAEATAKDFDFDVIFKDAEWFHFSGITPALSEEAAVLTEEALKAAKRNNVTVSVDLNYRKKLWTPERAKEVMSNLMQYVDVCIGNEEDAEKVLGFKPGETDVTTGELELEGYKDIFKQMKDQFGFKYVVTTLRESYSASDNGWSALIYDGEEFYHSKKYNVRIVDRVGGGDSFAGGLIYGLLAPEKDFKQALEFAVGASALKHTIFGDFNLVSVDEVETLIQGDASGRVQR; encoded by the coding sequence ATGGCTAAAGTTGTAACTATGGGAGAAATTATGCTTAGACTTTCTACTCCAGGGTATGAAAGATTTACACAAGCAAAATCTTTTGATGTAGTTTATGGTGGAGGAGAAGCAAATGTTGCTGTATCTCTTGCAAACTATGGACATGATGCATATTTTGTAAGTAAATTACCAGAAAACCCAATTGGACAAAGTGCAGTAAACCATTTAAGAAGATTCGGTGTAAATACTGATTATATAGCAAGAGGTGGAGAAAGAGTAGGAATCTACTACTTAGAAACAGGTGCATCTATGAGACCTTCAAAGGTTGTATATGATAGAGCAAATTCAGCTATTGCAGAGGCTACTGCGAAAGATTTTGATTTTGATGTAATCTTTAAAGATGCAGAGTGGTTCCATTTCTCTGGAATTACGCCAGCGCTTAGTGAGGAAGCCGCTGTTCTTACAGAAGAAGCATTAAAAGCTGCAAAAAGAAACAATGTTACTGTAAGTGTTGATTTAAACTATAGAAAAAAATTATGGACACCAGAAAGAGCAAAAGAAGTAATGAGTAATCTTATGCAATATGTGGATGTATGTATTGGAAATGAAGAAGATGCAGAAAAGGTATTAGGATTTAAGCCAGGAGAGACTGATGTAACAACAGGAGAACTTGAGCTTGAAGGATACAAAGATATCTTTAAGCAAATGAAAGATCAATTTGGATTTAAATATGTTGTAACAACTTTAAGAGAAAGTTACTCAGCATCTGATAATGGATGGTCAGCGCTTATTTATGATGGAGAAGAATTCTATCATTCTAAGAAATATAATGTAAGAATTGTTGATCGAGTAGGTGGTGGAGATTCTTTTGCAGGAGGGTTAATCTATGGACTGTTAGCTCCTGAAAAAGATTTCAAACAAGCCCTTGAGTTTGCAGTTGGTGCATCAGCACTAAAGCATACAATTTTTGGAGACTTTAACCTTGTATCTGTTGATGAAGTGGAAACATTGATTCAAGGAGATGCATCAGGAAGAGTACAAAGATAA
- a CDS encoding FadR/GntR family transcriptional regulator, which yields MFDKVLLSEKVANNVKNLIIDNELQPGDKLPNEIQLSKILNVSRSTVREAIKILVSRNILEIKRGKGTFVCEKPGIATDPLGVTFMNKKDLLLYLFETRLIIEPEIAALAAKRATEKNVKALEEAFVKMKKDILEGKDHTETDMDFHNIIAKSSQNPIIKRIVPIINDSIKEGYLETKDIPESGEKVISYHEKVLEAIKNKDEKAARQHMKEHVENGMQEIRKK from the coding sequence ATGTTTGATAAAGTGTTGCTTTCAGAAAAAGTAGCAAATAATGTTAAAAATTTAATTATAGATAATGAACTTCAACCTGGAGATAAATTGCCAAATGAAATTCAATTGTCAAAAATATTAAATGTAAGTAGATCTACAGTGAGAGAAGCCATTAAGATATTGGTTTCAAGGAATATATTAGAAATCAAAAGAGGGAAGGGTACCTTTGTTTGTGAAAAACCAGGAATTGCCACAGACCCTTTAGGGGTTACCTTTATGAATAAAAAGGATTTATTATTATATCTATTTGAAACCCGACTGATTATTGAACCAGAGATTGCAGCGTTAGCGGCGAAAAGAGCTACAGAAAAAAATGTAAAGGCCTTAGAAGAGGCATTTGTAAAGATGAAAAAGGATATTTTAGAAGGTAAGGATCATACAGAAACAGATATGGATTTTCATAATATTATTGCAAAAAGTAGTCAAAATCCAATTATCAAAAGAATTGTTCCTATCATTAATGATAGTATTAAGGAAGGGTATTTAGAAACGAAAGATATTCCTGAAAGTGGAGAGAAGGTTATTAGTTATCATGAAAAGGTATTAGAGGCCATAAAAAATAAAGATGAAAAAGCTGCTAGACAACATATGAAAGAACATGTTGAAAATGGTATGCAAGAAATAAGGAAAAAATAA
- a CDS encoding TRAP transporter small permease yields the protein MKTNNKAFKYLMNMDMIIASLALIILVLITFFGVIMRYFLNSPFVWLQEVQLWCFTWVVFFGGGAAFRSGSHVAIDVLVDRMPLTMKKIVEVCGYLVSMIVLAYLLMHGTNLVKQLLQTGRVTNILHVPYPIVYGAFPLGCVLMMINYTMIMLKSLSNKNVNTKGGE from the coding sequence ATGAAAACGAATAATAAGGCATTTAAATATCTCATGAATATGGATATGATCATTGCCAGTCTTGCATTAATTATACTAGTACTTATAACATTCTTTGGCGTAATCATGCGTTATTTTTTAAATAGTCCTTTTGTTTGGTTACAAGAAGTTCAACTTTGGTGTTTTACATGGGTTGTATTCTTTGGAGGAGGAGCAGCCTTTCGGAGTGGTAGCCATGTGGCCATAGATGTTTTAGTAGATCGAATGCCTCTGACAATGAAAAAAATAGTAGAGGTATGTGGGTATTTAGTGTCCATGATTGTATTAGCCTATTTATTGATGCATGGAACAAATCTTGTGAAACAATTATTACAAACAGGAAGGGTTACAAATATATTACATGTACCTTATCCTATCGTATATGGTGCATTTCCACTTGGATGCGTACTTATGATGATCAACTATACAATGATAATGCTAAAATCATTATCTAATAAGAATGTGAATACAAAAGGTGGTGAATAA
- a CDS encoding acyl-CoA dehydratase activase: MYSVGIDAGSVATKGVLFNGQIVHTVTIPTGWSPKTASENVLNTLLKETGVKREEVKKIIGTGYGRISMDFVDKAVTEITCHGKGAHFLNNKIRTILDIGGQDSKVISLDENGNVCDFLMNDKCAAGTGRFLQVMTNLLGEEIEKIDQVAQYANPESITSMCTVFAESEVISLLANGASKESVAAGIIESIANRATALLSKINISNEVAFTGGVAKSQVLKKAIEEKIKKPIYIAHDTQIVGALGAAVIGFNRIRK; the protein is encoded by the coding sequence CTACGAAGGGAGTACTTTTCAATGGACAAATAGTTCATACGGTAACGATTCCAACAGGATGGAGTCCTAAAACTGCATCAGAAAATGTTTTAAATACTTTGTTAAAGGAGACTGGCGTAAAAAGGGAAGAAGTAAAAAAAATTATAGGCACAGGGTACGGCAGAATATCTATGGATTTTGTAGACAAAGCAGTGACGGAAATTACTTGTCATGGTAAAGGTGCACATTTCCTTAATAACAAGATAAGAACCATTCTTGATATAGGAGGACAGGATAGTAAAGTTATTAGTTTAGATGAGAACGGTAATGTATGTGACTTTTTAATGAATGATAAATGTGCAGCAGGAACAGGAAGGTTTTTGCAGGTGATGACCAATTTATTAGGAGAGGAAATTGAAAAAATCGACCAGGTAGCACAGTATGCTAATCCTGAGTCCATTACCAGTATGTGTACAGTCTTTGCTGAATCAGAAGTAATTAGCCTTCTTGCAAATGGTGCTAGTAAAGAATCAGTTGCAGCAGGAATCATAGAATCTATTGCCAACAGAGCAACAGCCCTTCTTAGTAAGATTAATATCTCTAATGAAGTTGCCTTTACAGGAGGGGTTGCTAAAAGCCAAGTATTAAAAAAAGCAATAGAAGAAAAAATAAAAAAGCCTATTTATATTGCTCATGATACACAGATCGTTGGTGCATTAGGTGCAGCGGTAATAGGGTTTAATAGGATAAGAAAATGA
- the dctP gene encoding C4-dicarboxylate TRAP transporter substrate-binding protein, with the protein MKKKSVILMVALLVMSLLTACGAPAKDSAETAKNPEETKPVIIQIGYGNNPGEPIDLAANEWKKLVEERSNGTMKIELFPSAQLGSKNDLIDQMLAGDAVITLADGAFYADRGVKDFGIVFGPYLFDTWEECWKLTESDWYKEQSAKLEEKGLKLLASNWMYGDRHTLTTKPVKTVADLKGMKIRVPNNTIQIKGFEVLGATPTPMAFGEVYTALQQGTIDGLENPLTVLYNGKFHEVAKYLILDAHVKNFTTWIAGTDFFNTLTPEQQQILIETGKEAGIYNNEIQEKLNKEALEKLKAEGVEVIDINKDEFKEKAKAFYELPEITKDWSEGLYNTVKDAMK; encoded by the coding sequence ATGAAAAAAAAGAGTGTTATTTTAATGGTGGCTTTATTGGTAATGTCTTTATTAACTGCATGTGGAGCACCTGCTAAGGATTCAGCAGAAACAGCTAAGAATCCAGAGGAAACTAAGCCTGTTATCATTCAAATAGGTTATGGAAACAATCCTGGAGAACCAATTGATCTTGCTGCAAATGAATGGAAGAAGCTTGTTGAAGAAAGAAGTAATGGAACGATGAAGATTGAGTTATTTCCATCTGCACAACTTGGATCTAAAAATGATCTAATCGATCAAATGTTAGCAGGAGATGCAGTAATTACTCTTGCTGATGGTGCTTTTTATGCAGATCGTGGAGTAAAAGATTTTGGAATTGTATTTGGTCCATACTTATTTGACACTTGGGAAGAATGCTGGAAGCTTACTGAAAGTGACTGGTATAAAGAGCAAAGTGCAAAGCTTGAAGAAAAAGGTTTAAAATTATTAGCTTCTAACTGGATGTATGGAGATCGTCATACACTTACAACAAAACCTGTAAAAACAGTAGCAGACCTTAAAGGTATGAAGATTCGTGTTCCAAATAATACGATCCAAATCAAAGGTTTTGAAGTTTTAGGTGCAACACCTACACCTATGGCATTTGGAGAAGTTTATACAGCGTTGCAACAAGGTACTATAGATGGATTAGAAAATCCATTAACAGTTCTTTACAATGGAAAATTCCATGAAGTTGCTAAGTATCTTATATTAGATGCACACGTTAAAAACTTCACTACTTGGATTGCAGGTACAGATTTCTTCAATACCCTTACTCCTGAACAACAACAAATTCTAATTGAAACAGGTAAAGAGGCTGGTATATATAACAACGAAATTCAAGAAAAATTAAATAAAGAAGCATTAGAAAAATTAAAAGCTGAAGGTGTTGAAGTAATCGATATCAACAAAGATGAGTTTAAAGAAAAAGCAAAAGCTTTCTATGAGCTTCCTGAGATTACAAAAGACTGGTCTGAAGGATTATATAACACAGTTAAAGATGCTATGAAGTAA
- a CDS encoding GntR family transcriptional regulator has protein sequence MNKGLSLKQKAYEFIKNKIITCELMPGSDIAEDELALELGSSRTPVREAILRLEQEKLVNIYPRKGSFVAQITLKDIQEIFQIREIVETQVAKIVCESISQERLLYFKEQFEKMDAQGKNILDKEFFELDLQFHKFIVTSSNNQYLIEFINKIYDKDYRIRVLTTSMFEEERKRNKKEHLDIINAFLQKDEEKVESYLREHIKNSRSGALKIL, from the coding sequence TTGAATAAAGGATTATCTCTTAAACAAAAAGCTTATGAATTTATTAAAAATAAAATTATTACTTGTGAGTTAATGCCAGGGTCAGATATTGCAGAGGATGAATTGGCATTAGAACTAGGAAGTAGCCGTACTCCTGTAAGAGAAGCTATTCTTAGATTGGAACAAGAAAAACTTGTAAATATTTATCCGAGAAAGGGGAGCTTTGTGGCTCAAATTACCTTAAAGGATATTCAAGAGATCTTTCAAATTCGTGAAATTGTAGAGACACAAGTAGCAAAAATTGTTTGTGAGTCTATTTCACAAGAAAGACTCCTATATTTTAAAGAACAATTTGAAAAAATGGACGCACAAGGAAAAAATATTTTAGATAAGGAATTTTTTGAATTAGATTTACAGTTTCATAAATTTATTGTTACAAGTAGTAACAATCAGTATTTGATTGAGTTTATTAATAAAATTTATGATAAGGATTATCGAATTCGAGTGCTTACCACAAGTATGTTTGAGGAAGAAAGAAAACGTAATAAAAAAGAGCATTTAGATATTATCAATGCATTTTTACAAAAAGATGAGGAAAAAGTAGAAAGTTACTTACGTGAACATATTAAAAATTCTAGAAGTGGAGCATTAAAAATTCTGTAA
- a CDS encoding TRAP transporter large permease: protein MEMNVVGIAAIVMLVFLFLKVPVFTSVLSGSVVYFALSPNVPTKIIAQRVIAGIESIPLLAVPFFICAGVYMNYSGVTKRVMNFAEALTGHMSGGLAQVNVLLSTLMGGLSGSNLADAAMQAKMLVPEMEKKGFSKEFSSVVTASSAMITPLIPPGIAMIIYGSIANVSIGKLFIAGIGPGILLCGSMMVLVSIISKKRGYKPVREKFIEPKEFSIALKDAALPLCLPVIIIGGIRLGIFTPTEAGAVAIIYSLMLGIIYREMKLKDIISGMKETINSTASIMLIVGAASAFAWILTKERIPQQITELIINMISNKYIFLMVVNIFLICVGMFIEGNASMIVLVPLLAPVAKAYGIDEIQFAMIFIFNSAIGCITPPMGTLMFVTCGITKCKINDFIKEAIPFYILLFICLMLLTFVPIFSTGIVDLFY from the coding sequence ATGGAGATGAATGTTGTTGGTATAGCGGCTATTGTCATGCTAGTATTTTTATTTTTGAAAGTTCCTGTTTTTACTTCGGTTCTTTCAGGTTCCGTTGTATATTTTGCTCTTTCTCCTAATGTACCTACAAAAATTATTGCACAGCGTGTTATTGCTGGTATTGAGAGTATACCTCTTCTGGCTGTTCCTTTCTTTATTTGTGCAGGGGTGTATATGAATTATTCTGGTGTTACAAAGCGTGTTATGAATTTTGCTGAAGCCCTTACAGGACATATGTCAGGAGGTCTTGCACAAGTAAATGTATTATTATCTACATTAATGGGAGGTTTGTCAGGTTCTAACCTTGCAGATGCTGCAATGCAGGCGAAAATGTTGGTTCCTGAAATGGAGAAGAAAGGTTTTTCAAAAGAATTTTCATCAGTAGTTACAGCTTCTTCGGCAATGATTACCCCATTAATTCCACCGGGAATTGCAATGATTATTTATGGGTCTATTGCAAATGTTTCTATCGGAAAGCTTTTTATAGCAGGAATAGGACCTGGAATATTATTATGTGGTTCTATGATGGTCTTGGTATCTATTATTTCAAAAAAACGTGGATATAAGCCTGTGAGAGAAAAGTTTATAGAGCCAAAAGAATTTAGCATTGCATTAAAAGATGCAGCACTTCCTCTTTGTTTACCTGTTATAATTATTGGAGGAATTCGTCTGGGAATCTTTACCCCAACAGAAGCTGGTGCCGTTGCAATTATTTATTCATTAATGTTAGGAATCATTTATAGAGAGATGAAATTAAAGGATATTATCAGTGGGATGAAGGAGACTATCAATAGTACGGCTTCTATTATGCTAATCGTTGGGGCTGCATCTGCATTTGCATGGATTCTTACAAAGGAGCGTATTCCACAGCAAATCACTGAGTTGATTATCAATATGATATCAAATAAATATATATTTCTTATGGTAGTGAATATATTCTTAATTTGTGTAGGTATGTTTATTGAAGGAAATGCATCCATGATTGTATTGGTACCATTATTAGCACCAGTTGCTAAAGCATATGGAATTGATGAAATTCAGTTTGCAATGATTTTTATATTCAATAGTGCCATTGGTTGTATTACACCGCCTATGGGAACACTCATGTTTGTAACATGTGGAATTACAAAGTGTAAAATTAATGACTTTATTAAAGAGGCAATACCATTTTATATACTTCTTTTTATATGTTTGATGTTGTTAACATTCGTTCCGATTTTTTCAACTGGAATTGTAGACCTTTTTTACTAA
- a CDS encoding zinc-binding alcohol dehydrogenase family protein: protein MEQMHVVEIKEAGKIELVKKPIPKPQPGEALLKIKYCGICGSDIATYTGNQPFASYPRIPGHEFSAEIVEIEENTLGLKAGMIVTANPYFNCGKCYSCQRGKVNCCESNETMGVQRDGSFAEYITMPIERIRDGKGLSTKTLALIEPFSISYHAVNRGDVQKGDHVLVMGAGAIGMFAMISAKLRGAKVYISDVFDGRLEKAKRLGADGVINVSKENLEERVKEITNGNGMDVCIEAVGRPETFLSCIDCAAFGSKVILIGNGKKETTFNHSILLKKELDVYGSRNSCNDFRPLIDLVAEGKVKIDEIITDEFELEKVTDAFETLINNDGSKLKVMVKFD from the coding sequence ATGGAACAAATGCATGTAGTTGAAATAAAAGAAGCAGGAAAAATTGAATTAGTGAAAAAGCCTATCCCAAAACCACAACCTGGGGAGGCGCTACTTAAAATAAAATATTGTGGTATTTGTGGATCAGATATTGCAACCTATACAGGAAATCAACCTTTTGCAAGTTATCCAAGAATCCCAGGGCATGAATTTTCTGCAGAAATTGTAGAAATTGAAGAAAATACTTTAGGATTAAAGGCGGGAATGATTGTAACAGCAAATCCATACTTCAATTGTGGAAAATGCTATTCTTGTCAAAGAGGAAAAGTGAATTGCTGTGAAAGCAATGAAACAATGGGCGTTCAAAGAGATGGTTCCTTTGCAGAATATATTACTATGCCAATTGAGAGAATCCGTGATGGAAAAGGATTATCAACAAAAACATTGGCATTGATTGAACCATTTTCTATAAGTTATCATGCAGTAAATAGAGGAGATGTTCAAAAGGGAGATCATGTATTGGTCATGGGAGCAGGAGCCATTGGAATGTTTGCTATGATCTCTGCAAAATTAAGAGGTGCAAAGGTTTATATCTCTGATGTTTTTGATGGAAGACTTGAAAAAGCAAAAAGATTAGGTGCGGACGGAGTTATTAATGTAAGCAAGGAAAACTTAGAAGAAAGAGTAAAAGAGATTACCAATGGTAATGGTATGGATGTATGTATAGAAGCTGTTGGTCGTCCAGAAACTTTCTTAAGCTGCATTGATTGTGCTGCTTTTGGTTCAAAGGTAATTTTAATTGGAAATGGCAAAAAAGAAACTACTTTTAATCATTCTATTCTTCTTAAAAAGGAGCTAGATGTTTATGGATCTAGAAATAGTTGTAATGATTTTAGACCATTAATTGATTTAGTAGCAGAGGGAAAAGTAAAAATCGATGAAATCATTACAGATGAATTTGAATTAGAAAAGGTAACGGATGCATTTGAGACATTGATCAACAATGATGGTTCTAAATTAAAAGTAATGGTGAAATTTGATTAG
- a CDS encoding bifunctional 4-hydroxy-2-oxoglutarate aldolase/2-dehydro-3-deoxy-phosphogluconate aldolase has translation MKRMETIRKISESGVVAVIRAESKEEGMKIIEAVKKGGIKALEITMTVPGAVEIIKELSEVYKDEDVIIGAGTVLDPETARACILAGAKYIVSPSLNVETIKLCNKYRIPVMPGVMTITEALSGMEAGAEIIKVFPGSAYGPSIIKAFKGPVPQGNFMPTGGVNLANAAEWIKAGAVAIGTGGDLTKGAKTGDYDLVTETAKKFVEAVKNARA, from the coding sequence ATGAAAAGAATGGAAACTATTCGAAAAATTTCTGAAAGTGGTGTAGTTGCTGTAATCAGAGCAGAATCAAAAGAAGAAGGTATGAAAATTATTGAAGCAGTAAAAAAAGGTGGTATTAAGGCATTAGAAATTACTATGACTGTACCAGGTGCTGTAGAAATTATCAAAGAACTATCAGAAGTTTATAAAGATGAAGATGTAATCATAGGAGCTGGAACAGTGCTTGATCCTGAAACAGCTAGAGCATGTATTTTAGCTGGAGCAAAGTATATTGTAAGTCCAAGCTTAAATGTTGAAACCATAAAATTATGTAATAAATATAGAATTCCTGTTATGCCAGGGGTAATGACCATTACAGAAGCTCTTTCTGGAATGGAAGCTGGAGCTGAAATCATAAAGGTATTCCCTGGAAGTGCTTATGGACCATCTATTATTAAAGCATTCAAAGGTCCTGTTCCACAAGGAAACTTTATGCCAACAGGTGGTGTAAATCTAGCAAATGCAGCAGAGTGGATTAAAGCAGGAGCAGTTGCAATAGGAACTGGTGGAGATTTAACAAAGGGTGCTAAAACAGGAGATTATGATTTAGTAACGGAAACTGCTAAAAAGTTTGTAGAAGCAGTAAAAAATGCTAGAGCTTAA